The Streptomyces sp. NBC_00459 DNA segment AGGCCCATCTGCGGTCCCAGCTCGACGGCGACGGACGCAGCGTCCCCTGTCTCGGCGTGCTGGAGGGCACCCCGATGAGCTACTGGGAGATCTACCGCGCCGACCTCGACCCGCTGGCCCGGCACTATCCCGCCCGTCCCCACGACACCGGACTGCACCTCCTGCTCGGCGGTGTCGCCGATCGCGGTCGAGGACTGGGCGGCATCCTGCTCAGAGCGGTCGCCGACCTCGTACTCGACAACCGGCCTCGCTGTGAGCGTGTCGTCGCGGAACCCGACCTGCGCAACACGCCCTCCGTGTCAGCCTTCCTGAGCGCCGGCTTCCGGTTCTCCGCCGAGGTCGACCTGGCCGCCAAGCGGGCCGCCTTCATGATCCGGGACCGGGGCCTGCGCGATGCGCTGTAGACCCCCTGTGCCACCCCTGGTCCCACCGTGCGCTCCCGCCTTGATCACCCGATTGTCAGTGCCGCCCCGTAGGGTGGTCGCGCTATGACGAAGCCCTCACTCCCCGAACTCCTGCATGCTGCCGTCACCGCTGTCGGCGGTACGGAGCGCCCCGGCCAGGTGACCATGGCCGAAGCCGTCGCGGAGGCGATCGACGACGGTTCCCATCTGCTGGTCCAGGCAGGCACCGGCACCGGAAAGTCGCTCGGCTACCTCGTACCCGCGCTCGCGCACGGAGAGCGGGTCGTCGTCGCGACGGCGACCCTCGCGCTCCAGCGCCAGCTCGTGGAGCGCGACCTGCCCCGCACGGTCGACGCACTGCATCCCGTGCTGCGCCGCCGCCCCGAGTTCGCGATGCTCAAGGGCAGATCGAACTACCTGTGCCTGCACCGCCTCCACGAGGGCGTGCCGCAGGACGAGGACGAGGGCCTCTTCGACCAGTTCGAGTCGGCGGCACCGACCAGCAAGCTCGGCCAGGACCTGCTGCGTCTGCGCGAATGGTCGGACGAGACCGAGACCGGCGACCGTGACGGCCTCACCCCCGGTGTCTCCGACCGGGCCTGGGGACAGGTCTCCGTCTCCTCCCGCGAGTGCCTGGGCGCCTCGAAGTGCGCGTACGGAGCCGAGTGCTTCGCCGAGATGGCCCGCGAGCGCGCCAAACTGGCCGAGGTCATCGTCACGAACCACGCGCTGCTCGCGATCGACGCGATCGAGGGCGCGCCCGTCCTCCCCTCGCACGAGGTGCTGATCGTCGACGAGGCGCACGAACTGGTCTCGCGGGTCACCGGAGTGGCCACCGGCGAGCTCACTCCCGGCCAGGTGAACCGTGCCGTGCGCCGTGCGGCGAAGCTGGTGAACGAGAAGGCCGCCGACCAGCTCCAGACCGCGGCCGAGGGCTTCGAGCGGGTGATGGAGCTGGCCCTGCCGGGCCGCCTGGAGGAGGTCCCGGAAGACCTCGGCTACGCCCTGATGGCACTGAGGGACGCGGCCCGCACGGTGATCTCCGCGATCGGCGCGACCCGCGACAAATCGGTCCAGGACGAGGACGCGGTCCGCAAACAGGCGCTGGCCTCGGTGGAGTCCGTGCACGACGTCGCCGAGCGGATCGCGAACGGCTCCGAGTGGGACGTCGTCTGGTACGAGCGGCACGACCGCTTCGGGGCCTCCCTGCGCGTCGCCCCCATGTCGGTGTCGGGCCTCCTCAGGGAGAAGCTGTTCACGGACCGCTCGGTGGTCCTGACCTCGGCCACGCTCAAGCTGGGCGGTGACTTCAACGGCGTCGGGGCCTCCCTGGGCCTCGCCCCGGAGGGCACCGCGGGCGACGACCTCCCGCAGTGGAAGGGCGTCGACGTCGGCTCGCCGTTCGACTACCCGAGGCAGGGCATCCTGTATGTCGCCAAGCATCTGGCCCGCCCCGCGCGCGACGGCGACCGCGGGGACATGCTCGACGAGCTGACGGAGCTGATCCAGGCGGCGGGCGGGCGCACCCTCGGCCTGTTCTCCTCGATGCGGGCGGCCCAGCTCGCGGCGGAGGAACTGCGGTCCCGCATCCCCGAGTTCCCGATCCTCCTCCAGGGCGAGGAGACCCTCGGCGAGCTGATCAAGAACTTCGCGGCCGACCCGCAGACCTGTCTGTTCGGCACGCTGTCGCTCTGGCAGGGCGTCGATGTCCCGGGTGCCAGCTGCCAGCTGGTCGTCATGGACAAGATCCCGTTCCCGCGCCCGGACGACCCGCTGATGAGCGCCCGCCAGAAGGCTGTCGAGGACGCCGGGGGCAACGGCTTCATGGCTGTCGCCGCCACCCACGCGGCGCTCCTGATGGCCCAGGGCGCCGGCCGCCTCGTACGGGCGACGGGGGACCGCGGTGTGGTCGCCATCCTGGACCAACGGCTCGCCACCGCCCGGTACGGGAGCTACCTGAAGGCGTCCCTGCCGGACTTCTGGTACACCACGGACCCCAACGTGGTCCGTCGGTCGCTGGCCGCGATCGACGCGACTGCGAAGCAGACGGAGACGGAGGAGGTCCCGGTGGCCGAGGCGGCGGAAGAGGCGGAGCAGGCGGAGGAAGCGTAGACATCACCGTGCCGGCCATCGACTGATGTCGGTGGCCGGCACGGTGATGCACCTGAACACGGGACAACGAACAACACAGGGCCCCGGAACCGGCGCAGGGGTTCCGGGGCCCGGTCAGGGGCGGGGTCGTCGTACGGCCCCGCCTCCCGCAGCTCTCACACGCGGCGGAGGACCGCCACCACCTTGCCGAGGATCGTCGCCTCGTCGCCGGGGATCGGCTGGTACGCGGAGTTGTGCGGGAGGAGCCAGACGTGGCCGTCCTCGCGCTTGAAGCGCTTGACGGTGGCTTCGCCGTCCAGCATCGCGGCCACGATGTCGCCGTTCTCGGCGACCGGCTGGCGGCGCACCGTGACCCAGTCGCCGTCGACGATCGCGGCCTCGGTCATCGAGTCTCCGACGACCTTCAGGACGAAGAGCTCTCCGTCACCCACCAGTTGGCGGGGGAGGGGGAACACATCCTCGACCGATTCCTCGGCGAGGATGGGACCGCCGGCGGCGATACGGCCCACGAGCGGGACGTACGACGCGGCGGGTTTGCCCGCGGTGTCCGTGGGCTGCACGGAAGCCCCTTGGTCGGAACCGCGTACTTCATAGGCACGCGGGCGATGCGGATCGCGGCGCAGGAATCCCTTGCGCTCCAGAGCCATGAGCTGATGTGCGACCGATGAAGTACTGGAGAGGCCGACTGCCTGCCCGATCTCACGCATCGACGGCGGGTAACCGCGTCGTTGCACGGAGTCCCTGATGACCTCGATCACGCGCCGTTGCCGGTCGGTGAGTCCCGAGCTGTCCGCTCGGATTCCTGGAGGTCGTCCAGGGAGGGACCGCTTGGGCCCCTCAGGATTCGTGGCTTCGTTCATCGCATGCACCGGCTCGAGTCGGCTCTGGGAGCGGTCCTGGGCAGTGATGGTGGCACTGTCTGCGGTGGTGGTCACGTCGGCCCCTCTCGATGGTCTCCCGTGCAGTGCAACGGTAGTTGCTTTCGAAAGGTTGCGCCAAACACACGTTCGAGTGAAAAATTAAGGATGGCCCGTCGCGATCAGATGTTTGGGTGTATGGCTCGCGTCGCGCCGGGCGGACAAAAGGCCTCTTTGTTGTACCCTTCACCGCCGAGGTGGCGACCTCGTGGGTCGGTGTTCAAGTCTGCCACCCGGAGTCCCGTCAACCGGGAATCGGCCCCCGTCGCGCGCGGTTCTCACCGTATCTCCGCATGTTCCCCAGCGATACGGCCGTGCCGGATCGGGCCTGTCGTGGCGGTATGGCCGTACGGCACATGCCAATACCGGTGCGACACGCGCTACGCGATGGATGTACGGGCCAATCCCCACATCTAGTGGTTGGATTCCTGCTGTAGCCCAGAAGTTGTGGTCCCCTGGGTCTTCGGTCCCTCGGGCATCACCTATGCTGGGGGCTGCTTCAAGGGGCTCAAAGGCCCTTGCGAGGCTATTGAGTCTGCTGTGAGGAAGGGTTGGAGAACATGCACTGCCCCTTCTGCAGGCATCCCGACAGCCGCGTGGTCGACAGTCGTACGACCGACGACGGCACGTCGATCCGCAGGCGCCGCCAGTGTCCCGACTGCTCCCGCCGGTTCACGACCGTCGAGACGTGCTCGCTCATGGTGGTCAAGCGGTCCGGAGTTACCGAACCGTTCAGTCGTACGAAGGTCATCAACGGCGTGCGCAAGGCATGTCAGGGACGGCCTGTCACCGAGGACGCTCTCGCCCAACTCGGCCAGCGGGTCGAGGAGGCGGTGCGCGCCACCGGAAGTGCCGAGCTGACCACCCACGACGTGGGGCTGGCCATACTCGGTCCGTTGCAGGAACTCGACCTCGTCGCCTATCTGCGATTCGCGTCCGTCTACCGGGCGTTCGACTCGCTGGACGACTTCGAGGCCGCCATCGCGGAGCTCAGGGAAGCGCCGCACCGCCCCGCCGTGGACGACGAAGACCCGGATGTGGGGCGCCGGCAGGACGATCGCGGGTCCGGGGGGACTGCTCAGGTCCCCGTGCCCGCCAACGCCGCCGACTGACCGGCGGGCCGGACCCGGACCACGCGTCCGGACCGGCCCCGGGAGGCGGCGGTCCGAAGACCTGCTGCGGACGGCACCAAGAGGCTGTCCGCAGCGCAAGAAACCACACCGTGTCATGGGAACAACGTGACACTTCTGGGCGTTTTGCCCGATACTGGGAGGCGGCATGACAGAGACGGCGAGCGGTCCGGCACGGAGTTCCCGCGCCAAGGGGACGAAGGCGGTCCGGGGACTGCGCATCGAGCGGATCCACACCACCCCCGGCGTGCACCCGTACGACGAGGTCGAGTGGGCGAGCCGTGACGTCGTCATGACCAACTGGCGCGACGGCTCGGTCAACTTCGAGCAGCGTGGCGTCGAGTTCCCCGCCGAGTGGGCGGTGAACGCGGTCAACATCGTCACCAGCAAGTACTTCCGCGGCGCGGTCGGCACCCCGCAGCGCGAGGTGAGCCTCAAGCAGCTCATCGACCGCATCGTGAAGACGTACACGAAGGCCGGTGAGGACTACAAGTACTTCGCCTCCCCGGCCGACGCCGAGATCTTCGAGCACGAGCTGGCGTACGCCCTCCTGCACCAGATCTTCAGCTTCAACAGCCCTGTCTGGTTCAACGTCGGGACCCCGCAGCCCCAGCAGGTCTCGGCCTGCTTCATCCTGTCCGTCGACGACTCCATGGAGTCGATCCTCGACTGGTACAAGGAAGAGGGCATGATCTTCAAGGGCGGCTCGGGCGCCGGCCTGAACCTCTCGCGGATCCGCTCCTCCAAGGAGCTGCTCTCCTCCGGCGGCAACGCCTCGGGCCCGGTCTCCTTCATGCGCGGCGCGGACGCCTCGGCGGGAACGATCAAGTCGGGCGGCGCCACCCGCCGCGCGGCCAAGATGGTCATCCTGGACGTCGACCACCCCGACATCGAGGACTTCATCGAGACCAAGGTGAAGGAGGAGGAGAAGATCCGCGCCCTGCGCGACGCGGGCTTCGACATGGACCTGGGCGGCGACGACATCACGTCCGTCCAGTACCAGAACGCCAACAACTCGGTCCGCGTGAACGACACGTTCATGAAGGCCGTCGAGTCGGGCGGCAAGTTCGGCCTCACCTCCCGGATGACCGGCGACGTCATCGAGGAGGTCGACGCCAAGTCCCTCTTCCGCAAGATGGCCGAGGCCGCCTGGGCCTGCGCCGACCCGGGCATCCAGTACGACGACACGATCAACGCCTGGCACACCTGCCCGGAGTCCGGCCGTATCAACGGCTCGAACCCGTGCAGCGAGTACATGCACCTGGACAACACGTCCTGCAACCTCGCCTCGCTGAACCTGATGAAGTTCCTCAAGGACGACGGCAAGGGCCGCCAGTCCTTCGAGATCGACCGCTTCGCCAAGGTCGTCGAGCTGGTCATCACCGCGATGGACATCTCCATCTGCTTCGCCGACTTCCCCACCCAGAAGATCGGCGAGAACACGCGCGCGTTCCGCCAGCTCGGCATCGGCTACGCCAACCTCGGCGCCCTGCTGATGGCGACCGGACACGCGTACGACTCCGTGGGCGGCCGTGCCCTGGCCGGTGCCATCACCTCCCTGATGACCGGTACGTCGTACCGCCGCTCCGCCGAACTCGCCGCGGTCGTCGGCCCGTACGACGGCTACGCCCGCAACGCGCAGCCGCACCTGCGGGTCATGAAGCAGCACGCCGACGAGAACGGCAAGGCCGTCCGGATCGACGACCTGGACACCCCGATCTGGGCCGCCGCCACGGAGGCCTGGCAGGACGTCGTCCGCATCGGTGAGAAGAACGGCTTCCGCAACGCCCAGGCGTCCGTCATCGCCCCGACCGGCACCATCGGTCTCGCGATGTCCTGCGACACCACGGGACTCGAGCCCGACCTCGCTCTGGTCAAGTTCAAGAAGCTCGTCGGCGGCGGCTCGATGCAGATCGTCAACGGCACGGTCCCGCAGGCCCTGCGCCGCCTGGGCTACCAGGAGGAGCAGATCGAGGCGATCGTCGCCCACATCGCCGAGCACGGCCATGTGAGCGACGCCCCGGGCCTCAAGCACGAGCACTACGAGGTGTTCGACTGCGCCATGGGCGAGCGGACCATCTCCGCGATGGGTCACGTCCGGATGATGGCCGCGATCCAGCCCTGGATCTCCGGTGCGCTCTCCAAGACGGTCAACCTGCCGGAGACGGCGACCGTCGAGGACGTCGAAGAGGTCTACTTCGAGGCCTGGAAGATGGGCGTCAAGGCGCTCGCGATCTACCGCGACAACTGCAAGGTCGGCCAGCCGCTCTCCGTCAAGAAGAAGGAGAACGAGAAGGCCGAGGTGACCGCGAAGACCGAGGCGACGATCCGTGAGGCCGTCGAGAAGGTCGTCGAGTACCGCCCGGTCCGCAAGCGCCTCCCCAAGGGCCGTCCCGGCATCACCACCTCCTTCACGGTGGGTGGCGCCGAGGGTTACATGACCGCCAACTCCTACCCGGACGACGGTCTCGGCGAGGTCTTCCTGAAGATGTCCAAGCAGGGTTCCACCCTCGCGGGCATGATGGACGCCTTCTCGATCGCCATCTCGGTGGGCCTGCAGTACGGCGTGCCGCTGGAGACGTACGTCTCGAAGTTCACGAACATGCGCTTCGAGCCGGCCGGTATGACGGACGACCCCGATGTCCGTATGGCCCAGTCGATCGTCGACTACATCTTCCGCCGCCTGGCGCTGGACTTCCTCCCCTTCGAGACGCGTTCCGCCCTCGGCATCCACTCCGCCGACGAGCGCCAGCGTCACCTGGAGACGGGGTCCTACGAGCCGACCGAGGAAGAGGTCGACATCGAGGGCCTGGCCCAGTCGGCGCCCCGCACCCAGGAGCTGAAGGCCGTGGCCGCTCCGAAGGCCGTCGTCGCGGAGGCACCGGAGCCCGCGCTGACGCAGGTTCACACCAGCGCGGAACTGGTGGAGATGCAGCTGGGCATCCAGGCGGACGCCCCGCTGTGCTTCTCCTGCGGTACGAAGATGCAGCGGGCCGGGTCCTGCTACATCTGCGAGGGATGCGGGTCGACCAGCGGTTGCAGCTGACCGCGACGGACGGTCCCTGACCGGTGAGTGAGGAGGGGCGTCGGCGATCTGCCGGTGCCCCTCCTCCGTCGTGCCGTGGGTCGCGTAACCTCCCTCCATGGATGGCATGTTGAGGCTTCACGACGGTGACATCGGTGAACTCTCGGGGGCGGCCCGGGCGACCGCTCTCCAGGCGCTGGTCGAGGATCTCCGATCCCCGGATCCCGTGGTGCGTGACGAGCGCGCGTACGGTACGGCCGTTCGCTGGATACCCGGCCTCGACGCGGCGGAACGGCGGTGGCTCGGGGATCGTGCGGCCGGGCTGTTCGGCGATCCCGCCGTTCAGGCGCGTGCCTTCGCGCCCCTTGTGCTGGCCCGGATCGCCGACGCGGGGGACTGGCGGCAGGAATGGTGGGACGCGTTCGCCGGGTGGTATCCCGGCGAGACCGATCTGCGCGGGTACGACTCCGAGCTCGGCTGGGTGCATGCCGCCGCGCACGGGTCCGACCTGCTGGCGGCTCTCGCGCGGCGCCCGGAACAGGATCCCGCACCGCTGTTCGAGCTGGCCGTCGCGCGGTTGCTGGCCGGTACCGGGCATGTCTTCGACGCCCAGGAGGACGACCGGATCGCCCGTGCGCTGGCTCAGATCCTGTGTCGGCCCGGTCTCGGTGTCGCCGGTTCGGTGGGATGGCTGGACGCCGTCTCGGCGGCGTTCCGGACGGGGGAACCGGGGCCGGTGCCCCCGTGGGCCTCCAACACCATGCGCACGCTGCGCATGCTCTACCTGCTGGTCGACCGCGGACTGCTGACACCGGGAGGGGACGGCCCGCCGAGCCCGGTCACCCATCGGGAGGCCGTACTCGATGCCCTGGCCGCCACCCTCGCGATCGTCACCCCCTACCTGCCCTCCCCTTCGGGGAGGGCTCAGGTCTGACGCGTACGGCCCATCTCCCTGCTGAACGTCGAGGGGTCGTCCTCGAAGCCCTGGACACCGGAGTGGAAGTCCCACGATCCGGCCTCGTCGCGCACGAACTCCGCGACCGTGGCCGCCGTGGACCCCAGAACACTGCCGAAGTCGTCCTCGGCCAGGACGGTGTAGCCCTCACGAATGCGCAGGCCCGGCCCCCGGACGCTGACGAATGTCCGGTGCGTGGAGCGCTGCTGGATGACGACGCCGACCACCACGCGCGCGTACTGGGCGCCCAGCCGGTCGAACTCCAGCGTCATGACCTCGTCCCAGCCGAAGCCCTTGCCGTCCTTGCTGTCCCTGTTGAGGGTGATCGTGCCGTCCGGAGAGCGGCTGTCGAAGTGCACCACATAGGCGGGATCCCCGTACGGATCGGTCGCCGAGTAGGTCGCGGCGACGATGTCGAGATCGGTGGGCGGCTGACCCGCCGGACTCGGATCCCACTTCAGTGAGACTTCGGCCTTGCGGATCCCCTTGTTGAGGGCCTTCACCAGACTTCCCTTCCCCGTTCGCCGTGTGCTGTCGCGCCAACTGCCGGTACATCACAGCTGGTTGTCCATCGTGCCACGCGCGCGGGGGCGCTCGCGCGGTCGTACTGCGCCCGAGCGTGACCGGCGCCACGCCGCTGGGCCTTACGATGGCGCGGTGCTGGTCAAGTGGATTCGCTGCACCGTGGTGGACCGCCGCGGTTTCGAACGGGGGCAGCGAAAGTGGGCGGGACTTCTGGGGGAGCCGGGATTCCGGGGGCAGGGCGGGGGCTGGAGCCGGGGGCGTCCCGGCGTGGCACACGTCTTCGCCTTCTGGGAGAGCCGCGCCTTCTACGACTCCTTCATGGCCCGGTCCCATGACCGGCTCGCCACCGCGCAGTCGGGCACCTTCAAGGATCAGCAGGTCAAGCTGTTCGACCATCGTTTCGATGTGAAGACCGGCTTCGAGCCGCGCTTCACGGACTCCGACCTGGTACGGGTGGCGCACTGCCGCGTCCATGAGGAGCGCGCCGAGCACTTCGCGCTGATGCAGGAGAAGGTCTGGAACCCCGCGATGGCGGGTTCTCCCGGCATGGTGCGAGGGCTGTTCGGCGAGGCGCCGGGGCACGAGTTCCTGATCCTGTCGATGTGGCGGTCGGCGGCCGAGCACGGCAAGTACCGGGCCGAGCGGATAGAGCGGCTGGCGCTGCGGGCCCAGCTGGAGGCGGACGTGGCGGCTCTCGCCGGAGACATCGTCGAACTGGAACCCGGCTGGATAGTCTGAGATCCGGGCCCAGCGTTCCGGACCCTGTGTTCCGCCCGGTGTGGTCCAGCACGCACGACATGTGTGACATACGCCGTACAGAGGCCCTGTGAGTGCCCGGCCGGCGCCGACGCGATCTAGGGTTTTGGCATGGTAAGACCACGGCGCATCGTCCTTGTCCGGCACGGCGAGTCAATGGGCAATGCCGATGACACCGTTTATGAGCGCGAGCCGGATCATGCCCTCGCCCTCACCGAACGCGGCTGGCGACAGGCGGAGGAGACCGGCAAGCGGCTGCGCGAGGTGTTCGGGCAGGAGCAGGTGAGCGTGTATGTCTCCCCCTACCGTCGTACGCACGAGACCCTGCGTGCCTTCAGCCTGAACTCCGACCTCGTGCGCGTGCGCGAGGAGCCCCGGCTGCGCGAGCAGGACTGGGGCAACTGGCAGGACCGGGACGACGTACAACTGCAGAAGGCGTACCGGGACGCGTACGGGCACTTCTTCTACCGCTTCGCCCAGGGGGAGTCCGGCGCCGATGTGTACGACAGGGTCGGCGGCTTCCTGGAGAGTCTCTACCGCAGCTTCGAGGCCCCGGACCATCCGCCCAACGTGCTGCTGGTGACCCACGGGCTGGCCATGCGGCTCTTCTGCATGCGGTGGTTCCACTGGACCGTCGCGGAATTCGAGTCGCTGTCGAATCCGGGGAACGCGGAGATGCGGATGCTCGTCCTCGGAAGTGACGGCAGATACACCCTTGACCGGCCGTTCGAGCGCTGGCGTGATCCGGAATCGTATGGAATCACCGGATAGAGTGGCAGAGCGATGACCGTCGATTCCTCTCCCCAGTCCTCTCCGCACGAGCGCCTGGCGCGCGCCCTGGCCAGCCTGCGCGGGCTCGCGGTGGGGGACGCGCTCGGGTCGCAGTTCTTCGTGCCCGTGAACCATCCGCTCCTCAAGCTCCGCGAGCTGCCGCCCGGCCCCTGGCAGTGGACCGACGACACCGAGATGGCGTGCTCCGTGGTGGCCGTGCTGGCCGCCCACCAGCGCATCGACCAGGACGCACTGGCCCGTTCCTTCGCACAGCACCACGACTTCGACCGTGGGTACGGTCCTGCGGTGAACCGGCTCCTGCGGCTGGTCCGGGAGGGCGGCGACTGGCGGGAGCTGTCGTCCGCCCTGTTCAACGGACAGGGGTCCTGGGGCAACGGCGCGGCCATGCGGATCGCCCCCCTGGGTGCCTGGTACGCGGACGACCCGGAGCAGGCGACCCACCAGGCGGAGATCTCGGCCTACCCCACGCACCAGCACCGCGAGGCCGTGGTGGGCGCCATGGCCGTCGCCGCGGCCGCCGCCCTGGTGGCCGGCCCGGGCGGCCCGCCGAGCCCCGGCGCGCTCCTCGACGGTGTCGTCGCACTCGTCCCGAGGAGCGCCGTCTCCGCCGGGCTGCGACGCGCCCGGGACATGCTCGACTACGCCGACGCGGGCACGGTCGCTGCCGTACTGGGCTGTGGCCGCCGTACGTCGGCGCACGACACTGTGCCCTTCGCTCTCTGGTCCGCCGCACGCGCCCTCGGTGACTACGAGGAGGCGTTCTGGGCTTCGGCCCAGGTGGGCGGGGACGTGGACACGAACTGTGCCATCGTGGGCGGCGTACTCGCGGCGGGGAAGGCGGGGGCACCGCCGCAGGCGTGGCTGGAGCGCACGGAGGCGCTGCCGGAGTGGGCGC contains these protein-coding regions:
- a CDS encoding GNAT family N-acetyltransferase, with the protein product MPPADARTDARTDFRTASTPESDADIRTDGDSEDTLELRLPDEFLAMYADDGKAPDTVPPVPADGLLDSIGDWEPISTPAGSFHLRPVRIERDLPLIGRWINDPTVATFWELAGTECVTEAHLRSQLDGDGRSVPCLGVLEGTPMSYWEIYRADLDPLARHYPARPHDTGLHLLLGGVADRGRGLGGILLRAVADLVLDNRPRCERVVAEPDLRNTPSVSAFLSAGFRFSAEVDLAAKRAAFMIRDRGLRDAL
- a CDS encoding ATP-dependent DNA helicase, with the translated sequence MTKPSLPELLHAAVTAVGGTERPGQVTMAEAVAEAIDDGSHLLVQAGTGTGKSLGYLVPALAHGERVVVATATLALQRQLVERDLPRTVDALHPVLRRRPEFAMLKGRSNYLCLHRLHEGVPQDEDEGLFDQFESAAPTSKLGQDLLRLREWSDETETGDRDGLTPGVSDRAWGQVSVSSRECLGASKCAYGAECFAEMARERAKLAEVIVTNHALLAIDAIEGAPVLPSHEVLIVDEAHELVSRVTGVATGELTPGQVNRAVRRAAKLVNEKAADQLQTAAEGFERVMELALPGRLEEVPEDLGYALMALRDAARTVISAIGATRDKSVQDEDAVRKQALASVESVHDVAERIANGSEWDVVWYERHDRFGASLRVAPMSVSGLLREKLFTDRSVVLTSATLKLGGDFNGVGASLGLAPEGTAGDDLPQWKGVDVGSPFDYPRQGILYVAKHLARPARDGDRGDMLDELTELIQAAGGRTLGLFSSMRAAQLAAEELRSRIPEFPILLQGEETLGELIKNFAADPQTCLFGTLSLWQGVDVPGASCQLVVMDKIPFPRPDDPLMSARQKAVEDAGGNGFMAVAATHAALLMAQGAGRLVRATGDRGVVAILDQRLATARYGSYLKASLPDFWYTTDPNVVRRSLAAIDATAKQTETEEVPVAEAAEEAEQAEEA
- the lexA gene encoding transcriptional repressor LexA, producing MTTTADSATITAQDRSQSRLEPVHAMNEATNPEGPKRSLPGRPPGIRADSSGLTDRQRRVIEVIRDSVQRRGYPPSMREIGQAVGLSSTSSVAHQLMALERKGFLRRDPHRPRAYEVRGSDQGASVQPTDTAGKPAASYVPLVGRIAAGGPILAEESVEDVFPLPRQLVGDGELFVLKVVGDSMTEAAIVDGDWVTVRRQPVAENGDIVAAMLDGEATVKRFKREDGHVWLLPHNSAYQPIPGDEATILGKVVAVLRRV
- the nrdR gene encoding transcriptional regulator NrdR; amino-acid sequence: MHCPFCRHPDSRVVDSRTTDDGTSIRRRRQCPDCSRRFTTVETCSLMVVKRSGVTEPFSRTKVINGVRKACQGRPVTEDALAQLGQRVEEAVRATGSAELTTHDVGLAILGPLQELDLVAYLRFASVYRAFDSLDDFEAAIAELREAPHRPAVDDEDPDVGRRQDDRGSGGTAQVPVPANAAD
- a CDS encoding vitamin B12-dependent ribonucleotide reductase, producing the protein MTETASGPARSSRAKGTKAVRGLRIERIHTTPGVHPYDEVEWASRDVVMTNWRDGSVNFEQRGVEFPAEWAVNAVNIVTSKYFRGAVGTPQREVSLKQLIDRIVKTYTKAGEDYKYFASPADAEIFEHELAYALLHQIFSFNSPVWFNVGTPQPQQVSACFILSVDDSMESILDWYKEEGMIFKGGSGAGLNLSRIRSSKELLSSGGNASGPVSFMRGADASAGTIKSGGATRRAAKMVILDVDHPDIEDFIETKVKEEEKIRALRDAGFDMDLGGDDITSVQYQNANNSVRVNDTFMKAVESGGKFGLTSRMTGDVIEEVDAKSLFRKMAEAAWACADPGIQYDDTINAWHTCPESGRINGSNPCSEYMHLDNTSCNLASLNLMKFLKDDGKGRQSFEIDRFAKVVELVITAMDISICFADFPTQKIGENTRAFRQLGIGYANLGALLMATGHAYDSVGGRALAGAITSLMTGTSYRRSAELAAVVGPYDGYARNAQPHLRVMKQHADENGKAVRIDDLDTPIWAAATEAWQDVVRIGEKNGFRNAQASVIAPTGTIGLAMSCDTTGLEPDLALVKFKKLVGGGSMQIVNGTVPQALRRLGYQEEQIEAIVAHIAEHGHVSDAPGLKHEHYEVFDCAMGERTISAMGHVRMMAAIQPWISGALSKTVNLPETATVEDVEEVYFEAWKMGVKALAIYRDNCKVGQPLSVKKKENEKAEVTAKTEATIREAVEKVVEYRPVRKRLPKGRPGITTSFTVGGAEGYMTANSYPDDGLGEVFLKMSKQGSTLAGMMDAFSIAISVGLQYGVPLETYVSKFTNMRFEPAGMTDDPDVRMAQSIVDYIFRRLALDFLPFETRSALGIHSADERQRHLETGSYEPTEEEVDIEGLAQSAPRTQELKAVAAPKAVVAEAPEPALTQVHTSAELVEMQLGIQADAPLCFSCGTKMQRAGSCYICEGCGSTSGCS
- a CDS encoding DUF2785 domain-containing protein, with the translated sequence MDGMLRLHDGDIGELSGAARATALQALVEDLRSPDPVVRDERAYGTAVRWIPGLDAAERRWLGDRAAGLFGDPAVQARAFAPLVLARIADAGDWRQEWWDAFAGWYPGETDLRGYDSELGWVHAAAHGSDLLAALARRPEQDPAPLFELAVARLLAGTGHVFDAQEDDRIARALAQILCRPGLGVAGSVGWLDAVSAAFRTGEPGPVPPWASNTMRTLRMLYLLVDRGLLTPGGDGPPSPVTHREAVLDALAATLAIVTPYLPSPSGRAQV
- a CDS encoding TerD family protein — its product is MKALNKGIRKAEVSLKWDPSPAGQPPTDLDIVAATYSATDPYGDPAYVVHFDSRSPDGTITLNRDSKDGKGFGWDEVMTLEFDRLGAQYARVVVGVVIQQRSTHRTFVSVRGPGLRIREGYTVLAEDDFGSVLGSTAATVAEFVRDEAGSWDFHSGVQGFEDDPSTFSREMGRTRQT
- a CDS encoding YdbC family protein; this encodes MLVKWIRCTVVDRRGFERGQRKWAGLLGEPGFRGQGGGWSRGRPGVAHVFAFWESRAFYDSFMARSHDRLATAQSGTFKDQQVKLFDHRFDVKTGFEPRFTDSDLVRVAHCRVHEERAEHFALMQEKVWNPAMAGSPGMVRGLFGEAPGHEFLILSMWRSAAEHGKYRAERIERLALRAQLEADVAALAGDIVELEPGWIV
- a CDS encoding histidine phosphatase family protein — protein: MVRPRRIVLVRHGESMGNADDTVYEREPDHALALTERGWRQAEETGKRLREVFGQEQVSVYVSPYRRTHETLRAFSLNSDLVRVREEPRLREQDWGNWQDRDDVQLQKAYRDAYGHFFYRFAQGESGADVYDRVGGFLESLYRSFEAPDHPPNVLLVTHGLAMRLFCMRWFHWTVAEFESLSNPGNAEMRMLVLGSDGRYTLDRPFERWRDPESYGITG
- a CDS encoding ADP-ribosylglycohydrolase family protein — encoded protein: MTVDSSPQSSPHERLARALASLRGLAVGDALGSQFFVPVNHPLLKLRELPPGPWQWTDDTEMACSVVAVLAAHQRIDQDALARSFAQHHDFDRGYGPAVNRLLRLVREGGDWRELSSALFNGQGSWGNGAAMRIAPLGAWYADDPEQATHQAEISAYPTHQHREAVVGAMAVAAAAALVAGPGGPPSPGALLDGVVALVPRSAVSAGLRRARDMLDYADAGTVAAVLGCGRRTSAHDTVPFALWSAARALGDYEEAFWASAQVGGDVDTNCAIVGGVLAAGKAGAPPQAWLERTEALPEWAPAGA